The Kineococcus radiotolerans SRS30216 = ATCC BAA-149 genomic interval TGGCGCTGAGCGGGCACTGGTGGCTGCTGCTGGTGGGCGCGGCCAGCGTCGCCGCGGCCTGGTACTACACCGGCGGGAAGCGCCCCTACGGCTACGCGGGGCTCGGCGAGGTCTTCGTCTTCGTGTTCTTCGGCCTCGTCGCCGTGACCGGCACGACCTACGTCCAGGCCGGCCGCGTCGACGGGACCTCCCTCGCCGGGGCCTTCTGCGTGGGCTTCCTGGCCTGCGCGATCCTCGTCGCCAACAACCTGCGCGACGTCCCCACCGACACCGTCGCCGGCAAGCGGACGCTGGCCGTGCGGATCGGGGAGGCCCGGTCCCGCCGCCTCTACGCCGGCCTCGTCGTGGGCGCCTTCGCGGCGGCGCTGCTGACCGCGCCGTGGCACCCGTGGGTCCTGCTCGTGCTGGCCGCCGGGACGCTGGCCCAGCGGCCGCTGCGCACCGTGCTGGGCGGGGCGCGGGGACGGGACCTGATCCCCGTCCTCAAGGACACCGGTCAGCTGGAGCTGCTCACCGGGGCGCTGCTGGCCCTCGGACTGGCGCTCTGAGGCCCGGGGCGCCAGAGTGCGCCCCATGGGTGAGATCGACGTGAGCGCCGACGGCGTGCACCAGTACGCGGCCGTGCTCACCACCAGCGCGGGGACCCGCACCGAGCACGTCGTGGTCTCCGGCCCCGCGCTGCTGGAGAAGGCGGCGGTGACCGCCACCGAGGAGCCCTTCCTGGTGCGCCGCGTCCTGGAGGTCCTGCTCCGGGCGGAGGAGACGGCCGAGGCCGAGGGGCGGCAGCCCACCCTGCCGGCCGTCATCGACCTGCGGGCCCTCGACGCCGAGCGCCCCGACCTGCTGAGCGGTCTCCCGCTGCACTGACCCGCCCCCGGG includes:
- a CDS encoding 1,4-dihydroxy-2-naphthoate polyprenyltransferase, translated to MPSSARTHRRATPGQWVSAARPRTLPAAVTPVLVGTGSAAALDAVSWGTAALALVVSLALQIGVNYANDYSDGIRGTDSDRVGPFRLVGSGAAEPRHVRDAAFACFAVAALAGLVVVALSGHWWLLLVGAASVAAAWYYTGGKRPYGYAGLGEVFVFVFFGLVAVTGTTYVQAGRVDGTSLAGAFCVGFLACAILVANNLRDVPTDTVAGKRTLAVRIGEARSRRLYAGLVVGAFAAALLTAPWHPWVLLVLAAGTLAQRPLRTVLGGARGRDLIPVLKDTGQLELLTGALLALGLAL